A genomic window from Ketobacter sp. MCCC 1A13808 includes:
- the tnpA gene encoding IS66 family insertion sequence element accessory protein TnpA yields MKPNESPDTAVQDWPKLMTAWKRSELSGAEFCKRRGLTYHKFLETQTVQVRFQDTRAEPLYKSKIAANGCRSRWSHGHAARRHPD; encoded by the coding sequence ATGAAACCCAATGAATCACCCGATACCGCAGTTCAGGATTGGCCGAAGTTGATGACTGCCTGGAAACGATCCGAGCTGAGCGGTGCTGAGTTTTGCAAGCGCCGTGGCCTGACTTATCACAAATTTCTGGAAACGCAAACTGTTCAAGTCCGCTTCCAAGACACCCGCGCAGAGCCCCTTTATAAAAGTAAAATCGCCGCCAACGGTTGCCGCTCCAGATGGTCTCACGGTCACGCTGCCCGGAGGCATCCTGATTGA